The following coding sequences lie in one Polynucleobacter sp. HIN7 genomic window:
- a CDS encoding formylglycine-generating enzyme family protein — MNILTISKICILSLLTLSFHTFAQSAKSTIPSLEVHGILWDQHETTIGEVKRYAAATGFQSAAEKAGGGTSYELGFVKKPGWTWRTPYGVSAGDNEPAVHLNAFEAQAICEFFGKRLPTDKEWTEAAFLEQRKAPPAGFQRGQRYPYPNGSTPKGSHCLSSACGNYKGLAPAGSLLRGDGHVAAGTTQPGVNGLSDMGGNVWEWTSTKVNSERITRGASWWYGPEQQMEGNVATKPENTVVVYIGFRCVRNP, encoded by the coding sequence ATGAATATTCTCACAATTAGCAAAATTTGCATATTGTCATTACTGACACTGAGCTTCCATACATTCGCACAGTCCGCAAAATCAACCATTCCGAGTCTTGAGGTCCACGGCATTCTTTGGGATCAGCATGAAACGACGATTGGCGAGGTCAAACGCTATGCCGCTGCAACCGGATTTCAAAGCGCGGCTGAGAAAGCTGGTGGTGGCACTTCCTATGAATTGGGCTTTGTGAAAAAACCTGGCTGGACCTGGCGAACTCCCTACGGGGTATCAGCTGGTGACAATGAACCGGCCGTCCACCTCAATGCTTTTGAGGCCCAAGCAATCTGCGAATTCTTTGGCAAACGCTTACCGACTGATAAAGAATGGACTGAGGCAGCCTTTTTGGAGCAACGTAAAGCCCCGCCGGCCGGTTTTCAGCGGGGCCAGCGCTACCCCTACCCAAATGGCAGCACCCCGAAGGGCTCCCATTGCTTAAGTTCAGCCTGTGGGAACTACAAAGGCTTGGCTCCAGCAGGAAGTTTGCTCCGTGGCGATGGCCATGTTGCAGCCGGGACGACTCAGCCAGGGGTGAATGGCCTATCGGATATGGGGGGCAATGTATGGGAATGGACGTCAACTAAAGTTAACAGTGAGCGCATTACCCGCGGGGCCTCGTGGTGGTATGGACCAGAACAGCAAATGGAGGGGAATGTGGCAACCAAGCCTGAGAACACCGTGGTGGTCTACATCGGATTTCGCTGCGTCCGAAATCCGTAA
- a CDS encoding MotA/TolQ/ExbB proton channel family protein: MNNAFGLHHLWTQGDFVTHFVALLLLFMSIVTWVILISRLWGLRNIKRLKGELDSFWRARSFDEGLNSLSNHAINPFFMVAKTGNEASAHHQNQSTSHRELFQTLNYSEWMARSLKNGVDTSTAQLQKGLTFLASTGATAPFIGLFGTVWGIYHALIAISSSGSAQIDQVAGPIGEALIMTAFGLAVAIPAVLGYNTINRTNRLVVADLNRFANDLLAYFVTGARVAQKD; encoded by the coding sequence ATGAACAACGCGTTTGGCCTTCACCATCTTTGGACCCAAGGTGACTTCGTCACGCACTTTGTGGCTCTTCTACTTTTATTTATGTCAATCGTGACCTGGGTCATTTTGATCAGTCGCCTGTGGGGATTACGTAATATCAAACGTCTCAAGGGTGAATTAGATTCCTTTTGGCGAGCCCGCTCCTTTGATGAGGGACTTAATAGCCTGAGTAATCATGCGATCAATCCTTTCTTTATGGTTGCAAAGACTGGCAACGAAGCTTCGGCGCATCATCAGAACCAAAGTACTAGTCATCGTGAACTATTCCAAACCCTCAATTATTCCGAGTGGATGGCGCGCAGTTTAAAAAATGGGGTTGATACCTCAACGGCACAGTTGCAAAAAGGATTAACTTTTTTAGCGTCCACTGGGGCAACCGCACCATTTATCGGCTTGTTTGGCACCGTCTGGGGAATCTATCATGCCCTGATTGCGATTAGCAGCTCTGGGAGCGCGCAGATCGATCAAGTCGCCGGTCCAATCGGTGAGGCACTCATCATGACCGCTTTTGGTCTCGCCGTTGCAATTCCAGCAGTGCTTGGCTACAACACCATTAATCGCACTAATCGCTTAGTAGTTGCCGACCTCAATCGCTTTGCCAACGATCTCCTGGCTTACTTTGTCACTGGTGCACGCGTTGCCCAGAAAGATTAA
- a CDS encoding TRAP transporter large permease, giving the protein MRKELLFGFSIMTLVVVATLILMPWGNIESGHIGLLMLALVVVAIMLGFPTAFTLMGMGMIFTFFAYSFQNPELALQNTLMLMVQRAYGVMTNDVLISIPLFVFMGYLVERANLIEKLFRSLHLALVRVPGSLAVATIFTCAIFATATGIVGAVVTLMGLLALPQMLKAGYDPRVSAGCITAGGCLGILIPPSVMLIVYGATAGVSVVQLYAGAFFPGIMLATLYIGYVIILAKLKPKLMPPLAEEDRKVPLPMSYTELGEKLSQKVIPALLMALKGKRNLNVSGTEIAKSLIVTLLPLIVFIGFTGSMYQIATKPAEVIEMDLMPMGFAGSGSDYSGESSSTGLSEPPGAEKESSSTGLSLPPGAEDEKPAAAQVSASEEPAKAAEPPKPVDAPLWFWIMTGILGAILLIYYALLTWVRLEIFKMLLGSFFPLAVLILFVLGSIVFGLATPTEAAAVGAIGGFILAAAYKQLNITVVKESVFLTAKTAAMVCWLFVGSSIFSAAFALLGGQDLVEKWVLSLGLSPIEFLILSQIIIFLLGWPLEWTEIIVIFMPIFVPLLDNFGINPLFFGLLVALNLQTAFLSPPVAMSAFYLKGVAPPHVTLNQIFMGMLPFMGIQVIAIVLLYTFPQIGLWLPGVLYK; this is encoded by the coding sequence ATGCGTAAAGAACTATTATTCGGTTTCTCCATCATGACCCTGGTGGTGGTGGCCACCTTAATTCTCATGCCATGGGGCAATATTGAGAGCGGTCACATCGGCCTACTGATGCTAGCTCTAGTGGTGGTTGCCATTATGTTGGGCTTTCCCACCGCTTTTACCCTCATGGGCATGGGCATGATTTTTACTTTTTTTGCCTATAGTTTTCAAAATCCTGAGTTAGCTCTTCAGAACACCTTAATGCTCATGGTTCAGCGTGCGTATGGGGTGATGACCAATGACGTGCTCATTTCAATCCCCCTGTTTGTATTCATGGGGTATTTGGTCGAACGTGCGAACTTAATTGAAAAATTATTCCGCTCATTGCACCTCGCCTTGGTTCGCGTACCAGGCTCTTTAGCAGTCGCAACCATTTTCACTTGCGCGATTTTTGCGACCGCGACTGGTATTGTGGGTGCTGTGGTCACACTGATGGGCCTGCTGGCTCTGCCCCAAATGTTAAAGGCCGGTTACGATCCCCGTGTCTCTGCTGGCTGCATTACGGCGGGCGGATGTTTAGGAATTTTAATCCCCCCCTCTGTCATGTTGATCGTCTATGGCGCAACTGCTGGAGTATCTGTCGTGCAGCTGTATGCAGGTGCTTTCTTTCCAGGAATCATGTTAGCCACCTTATACATTGGCTATGTGATTATTCTGGCAAAACTCAAGCCCAAATTGATGCCGCCATTGGCTGAAGAGGATCGAAAAGTTCCATTACCAATGAGCTACACCGAGCTCGGTGAAAAATTAAGCCAAAAAGTAATTCCGGCGCTTTTAATGGCCCTGAAAGGCAAACGTAATCTCAACGTCAGTGGCACAGAGATTGCTAAATCTCTCATCGTGACGCTATTGCCCTTAATCGTATTTATTGGTTTTACGGGGTCGATGTATCAAATCGCAACCAAACCTGCTGAAGTAATCGAGATGGATCTCATGCCGATGGGATTTGCGGGAAGCGGTTCAGATTATTCAGGCGAATCAAGCTCAACAGGTCTTAGCGAGCCTCCCGGGGCTGAAAAAGAGTCTTCAAGCACAGGTCTTTCGCTCCCACCAGGCGCCGAGGATGAAAAACCTGCGGCTGCACAAGTAAGCGCTAGCGAAGAGCCTGCAAAAGCTGCTGAGCCGCCCAAGCCGGTTGATGCCCCTTTATGGTTCTGGATCATGACTGGCATCCTTGGTGCGATTCTGTTGATCTACTACGCCCTACTCACCTGGGTTCGTCTTGAGATTTTCAAGATGCTATTGGGATCGTTCTTCCCGCTGGCAGTACTCATTCTGTTTGTGCTGGGTTCAATTGTTTTTGGACTGGCAACTCCTACGGAGGCGGCGGCTGTCGGAGCGATTGGCGGCTTTATCTTAGCTGCCGCATATAAGCAGTTGAATATCACGGTTGTAAAAGAGTCCGTGTTTCTGACTGCGAAGACGGCAGCAATGGTGTGCTGGTTGTTTGTGGGATCCTCAATTTTCTCGGCAGCCTTTGCTTTGCTTGGTGGCCAAGATTTAGTGGAAAAATGGGTTCTCTCGCTTGGCTTAAGCCCCATCGAATTTTTGATCCTCTCGCAGATCATTATTTTCTTATTGGGTTGGCCACTGGAATGGACCGAGATCATCGTGATCTTCATGCCGATCTTTGTACCATTGCTCGATAATTTTGGTATCAATCCATTGTTTTTTGGTTTATTGGTTGCTCTGAACTTGCAAACCGCTTTCCTCTCACCCCCGGTTGCGATGTCAGCGTTCTACCTCAAAGGCGTTGCACCTCCGCACGTCACCTTAAATCAAATCTTCATGGGCATGTTGCCATTCATGGGCATCCAAGTAATTGCTATTGTCTTGCTCTACACATTCCCACAGATTGGTTTGTGGTTACCAGGGGTTCTGTACAAGTAA
- a CDS encoding TRAP transporter small permease subunit: MQNLFLTVDKISTFVGHCFSWLVIGLTGLIGYEVFSRYVLNSPHAWAFDAQMMLYGTMFMMAGAYTLAKNGHVRGDILYGFLKPRTQAIFDLILYVVFFIPGIIALAYAGYIFAADSWRILEHSSITADGPPIYPFKTIIPLAGVFLLLQGIVEIMRCVVCIREGEWPSREQDVEEVDVDALKAMVGKDKE; this comes from the coding sequence ATGCAAAACCTATTCCTGACGGTCGACAAAATATCTACTTTTGTTGGTCATTGCTTCTCCTGGTTGGTGATCGGCTTGACCGGACTAATCGGATATGAAGTCTTTTCACGATACGTCTTAAATAGCCCCCATGCATGGGCATTTGATGCACAAATGATGCTGTATGGCACGATGTTTATGATGGCTGGTGCGTACACTCTTGCCAAGAATGGACATGTGCGCGGTGATATTTTGTACGGCTTTTTAAAGCCTCGTACCCAAGCAATCTTTGATTTGATTTTGTATGTAGTATTTTTCATCCCAGGGATTATTGCGTTAGCGTATGCGGGCTACATTTTTGCCGCTGACTCCTGGAGAATTTTGGAGCATTCATCGATTACTGCGGATGGCCCTCCTATCTATCCCTTCAAAACAATTATTCCGCTTGCGGGCGTATTTCTTTTGCTCCAAGGCATCGTTGAAATCATGCGCTGCGTGGTATGCATCCGCGAGGGTGAATGGCCCTCACGAGAACAGGATGTTGAGGAAGTTGACGTTGATGCCCTCAAAGCCATGGTTGGCAAAGACAAGGAATAA
- the murI gene encoding glutamate racemase, which translates to MATIGVFDSGVGGLSILDEALKQLPRHHYIYLADSANAPYGEKSASWIAKRSLQMCRYLVDQGCDAIVVACNTATAEAIAQIRSELQIPIIGVEPGIKPAAMQSQNGVVGVLATEATLNSDKFNALLATLPRHCRFIKQAGAGLVPLIEDGQIESPAMHALLQTHLKGIVEAQADTLVLGCTHYPFLKNQIKELIGTSITIVDTSDAVVRQLSRQLLQHRLAEESGVASLKLLSTANADTLLAMAERLLQTPLSPRSVDQQSLMI; encoded by the coding sequence TTGGCAACGATCGGTGTATTTGATTCTGGGGTTGGCGGTTTATCCATTTTGGATGAGGCGCTCAAACAACTACCCCGGCATCATTACATTTACTTAGCCGATTCTGCCAACGCACCCTACGGAGAAAAATCTGCGTCTTGGATTGCCAAGCGCAGTTTGCAGATGTGTCGCTACCTGGTTGATCAAGGTTGCGATGCCATTGTGGTGGCATGCAATACCGCAACCGCAGAAGCGATTGCGCAAATCCGCTCTGAGCTTCAAATACCCATCATTGGTGTCGAGCCCGGTATTAAACCGGCAGCGATGCAATCCCAAAATGGCGTTGTGGGCGTCCTCGCAACCGAGGCAACCCTTAATAGCGATAAGTTCAATGCGCTCTTAGCCACATTACCCAGGCACTGTCGCTTTATTAAGCAAGCGGGCGCCGGCCTGGTGCCGCTCATCGAGGATGGTCAAATTGAATCTCCAGCCATGCATGCTCTGTTGCAAACGCATCTCAAAGGGATTGTTGAGGCGCAAGCAGATACCTTGGTTTTGGGTTGTACGCATTACCCTTTTCTGAAAAACCAGATTAAGGAACTCATTGGTACATCCATTACCATCGTCGATACCAGTGATGCGGTGGTTCGTCAATTAAGTCGGCAGCTTCTGCAGCACAGACTAGCTGAAGAATCAGGGGTCGCGTCATTAAAGTTGCTGAGCACTGCAAATGCGGATACATTACTCGCAATGGCAGAGCGTTTATTGCAAACTCCCCTGTCACCCCGTAGCGTCGACCAACAATCATTGATGATTTGA
- a CDS encoding fumarate hydratase has product MPTIRQDDLIQSIADAFQFISYYHPRDFIQAMGRAYELEQGPAAKDAIAQILTNSKMCAEGKRPICQDTGIAVVFLKVGMNINWSGATMSVADMVNEGVRRAYMNPDNPLRGSVLLDPAGKRKNSGDNTPAVIHYEIVPGDDLEVICAAKGGGSENKAKMVMLNPSDSIVDWVIKTVPTMGAGWCPPGILGIGIGGTPEKAALLAKESLMAPIDIQELIARGPQNRIDELRLEIYEKVNQLGIGAQGLGGLATVLDVKIMDYPTHAASLPVAMIPNCAATRHVHFHLDGNGPAHFDIPSLSDWPAVAWQPDTKQSKRIDVNALTPEEVASWKPGQTLLLNGKILTGRDAAHKRIADMLAKGESLPVSFKNRVIYYVGPVDPVRGEAVGPAGPTTATRMDKFTETMLGQTGLIAMIGKAERGPVAIESIKKHRSAYLMAVGGAAYLVSKAIAHAKVVAFQDLGMEAIYEFDVVDMPVTVAVDSQGISMHETGPKEWQMKIGKIPVSVA; this is encoded by the coding sequence ATGCCTACGATACGCCAAGACGACCTGATTCAAAGCATTGCGGACGCTTTCCAGTTTATTTCCTACTACCATCCTCGGGATTTCATTCAAGCCATGGGGCGTGCCTACGAGCTTGAACAAGGCCCAGCAGCAAAAGATGCGATTGCTCAAATTTTGACCAATAGCAAAATGTGTGCCGAGGGTAAGCGACCAATTTGTCAGGACACCGGGATTGCAGTGGTCTTCCTGAAGGTGGGTATGAACATCAACTGGAGCGGCGCCACCATGAGTGTTGCTGACATGGTCAATGAAGGTGTGCGGCGCGCTTACATGAATCCTGATAATCCATTGCGTGGCTCGGTGCTCTTAGACCCCGCCGGTAAGCGCAAAAACTCGGGTGATAACACGCCTGCGGTGATTCATTATGAGATCGTGCCAGGCGATGATCTTGAGGTAATCTGCGCAGCCAAAGGGGGAGGTTCCGAGAACAAGGCGAAGATGGTGATGCTCAATCCATCTGATTCCATTGTGGATTGGGTTATAAAAACAGTTCCCACGATGGGTGCTGGCTGGTGCCCTCCCGGCATTCTCGGAATCGGAATTGGTGGCACGCCTGAGAAAGCAGCGTTGCTTGCTAAAGAATCCTTGATGGCGCCCATTGATATTCAAGAACTCATTGCGCGCGGACCCCAAAATCGCATTGATGAGTTACGTCTTGAGATCTATGAAAAGGTCAATCAATTAGGGATCGGCGCTCAAGGTCTTGGTGGACTCGCAACCGTTCTTGATGTGAAGATCATGGACTACCCAACACACGCCGCCTCTTTACCAGTGGCAATGATTCCGAACTGTGCGGCGACACGGCATGTTCATTTTCATCTTGACGGTAACGGCCCAGCTCATTTTGATATCCCATCTCTAAGCGACTGGCCTGCCGTTGCTTGGCAACCTGATACTAAGCAATCTAAGCGCATCGATGTCAATGCATTAACACCCGAGGAGGTGGCCAGCTGGAAACCGGGTCAGACGCTATTGCTGAATGGCAAGATTCTCACCGGCCGTGATGCGGCCCACAAACGCATTGCTGATATGTTGGCTAAAGGCGAGTCTTTACCTGTTAGCTTTAAAAATCGCGTGATCTATTATGTTGGGCCCGTTGACCCCGTGCGTGGCGAAGCGGTCGGTCCAGCAGGCCCAACTACCGCCACTCGAATGGATAAATTTACCGAGACAATGTTGGGGCAAACCGGTTTGATCGCCATGATTGGTAAAGCCGAACGCGGCCCTGTAGCGATCGAGTCCATCAAGAAGCATCGCTCTGCATATTTGATGGCAGTAGGTGGCGCTGCCTATTTAGTATCTAAAGCGATTGCCCATGCGAAGGTGGTTGCATTTCAAGATTTAGGGATGGAAGCCATCTACGAATTCGATGTGGTCGATATGCCAGTGACTGTAGCGGTTGACTCTCAAGGGATCTCCATGCATGAAACGGGTCCTAAAGAATGGCAAATGAAAATTGGCAAGATTCCAGTGAGCGTCGCTTAA
- a CDS encoding phospholipase D family nuclease: MKKPILFLLSALFLVQTVWANPEPTKNTRETAKADAPMTAEVLAVFFTPPTGAARGLIRYLDGAKKTIQVMTYSFTYLEIADALARAAKRGVEVQVIQDGPTAANNFDVIPVLLKGGVSVRGNKAHRIFHHKVMIIDGEIVVTGSYNFTNSAEKSNAENMIILRSTPLAQQYYKNFVSHWERSYPITTPPERKTVKPN, translated from the coding sequence ATGAAAAAACCCATTCTCTTTCTTCTCAGTGCGCTCTTTCTAGTTCAAACCGTTTGGGCGAATCCGGAGCCGACTAAAAATACGCGAGAGACTGCAAAAGCGGATGCACCCATGACTGCAGAGGTATTGGCAGTCTTTTTTACTCCGCCGACGGGAGCGGCACGGGGATTAATTCGTTATTTGGATGGCGCCAAGAAAACTATTCAGGTGATGACCTATAGCTTTACCTATTTGGAGATTGCAGACGCGCTTGCGAGAGCAGCCAAACGCGGTGTGGAAGTGCAGGTAATTCAGGATGGGCCAACTGCAGCAAATAACTTTGATGTGATCCCGGTATTGCTTAAGGGAGGCGTCTCAGTTCGGGGCAACAAAGCCCATCGCATTTTTCATCATAAGGTGATGATTATTGACGGCGAGATTGTCGTGACTGGGAGTTATAACTTCACCAACAGTGCCGAGAAAAGTAATGCCGAGAACATGATTATTTTGCGCTCGACTCCTTTAGCGCAGCAGTATTACAAAAACTTTGTTTCGCATTGGGAGCGCAGTTACCCGATTACCACGCCGCCTGAGCGTAAGACAGTCAAACCCAATTAA
- a CDS encoding energy transducer TonB, producing the protein MASASSAHWHLPFSRDERIIIALVILAHLSLIIPFQFGLSPKPPDYQNDERVMANLLAPEAPQAPAKTAAPPAPKVPVEAPKPTPKPQPKKLEKTESPAPSSAPAPKTAAAAETPPTKASDSSQTANVAPPTSGGGVSGTPIQTDIGKLVVVYQPDADPYYPSFSKRAGEQGEVVVRLIISESGEVEEARLLQSSSYPRLDRAAMEIGKRYRFKPYTINGSPTKISTNLLIKFNLKSP; encoded by the coding sequence ATGGCCTCTGCAAGTTCCGCACATTGGCACCTTCCCTTCTCACGGGATGAGCGCATCATCATTGCTCTGGTGATTCTGGCGCACTTGTCATTAATCATTCCCTTTCAGTTTGGTTTAAGTCCTAAGCCGCCGGATTATCAAAATGACGAGCGCGTCATGGCAAATCTTCTGGCTCCAGAGGCGCCGCAAGCGCCCGCTAAGACAGCCGCACCCCCAGCCCCTAAGGTTCCAGTTGAGGCACCCAAACCAACCCCAAAGCCACAACCCAAAAAACTAGAGAAAACCGAATCTCCTGCGCCAAGCTCAGCGCCCGCCCCAAAAACAGCGGCCGCAGCAGAGACCCCGCCCACCAAAGCTAGCGATAGCTCCCAAACAGCCAATGTTGCACCCCCCACTTCAGGCGGTGGTGTCAGCGGCACCCCCATCCAAACCGATATTGGTAAATTGGTGGTGGTCTATCAGCCCGACGCTGATCCGTATTACCCTTCATTCTCAAAACGGGCGGGCGAGCAAGGTGAGGTGGTGGTTAGGCTCATCATTAGCGAGTCCGGTGAAGTGGAAGAAGCGCGATTACTGCAGTCTAGCTCCTATCCCAGGCTTGATCGAGCCGCGATGGAAATTGGGAAGCGCTATCGATTTAAACCGTACACCATTAACGGCAGTCCCACTAAAATCTCAACCAATCTATTAATTAAATTCAACCTAAAGAGCCCCTAA
- a CDS encoding ExbD/TolR family protein: MSFSNPSNDQQEDGMMAEINMTPMVDVMLVLLIIFMITLPVVQQAVKVELPKANSVRNEVKPESVQLTIDGKGQIFWNSTPIDLATFTAYADKAAKKDPQPEINLRADKSVRYDAVAQVLAASRRAGLTKLGFVTEPD; this comes from the coding sequence ATGTCCTTTAGTAATCCCTCAAACGATCAGCAAGAAGATGGCATGATGGCCGAGATCAACATGACACCCATGGTAGATGTCATGTTGGTATTACTCATTATTTTTATGATCACCCTACCGGTCGTTCAACAAGCGGTGAAGGTAGAACTTCCCAAAGCCAATAGCGTGCGCAATGAAGTAAAGCCTGAGTCGGTTCAGTTGACGATTGATGGCAAAGGCCAAATCTTTTGGAATAGCACACCCATCGACTTAGCAACCTTTACCGCGTATGCGGATAAAGCCGCTAAGAAAGACCCGCAACCCGAGATCAACTTACGGGCTGATAAATCGGTACGCTACGATGCGGTTGCTCAGGTGCTTGCCGCATCGCGTCGAGCGGGCTTAACAAAATTAGGGTTTGTGACCGAGCCTGATTAA
- a CDS encoding TRAP transporter substrate-binding protein, whose translation MSETKKQAPRRKFLKGAAVGSAGAAALSFPMISKGQAAPQSLRFQSTWPAKDIFHEYALDFAKKVNDMTGGELKIEVLPAGAVVPAFGLLDAVSKGTLDGGHGVVVYHYGKNSALALWGSGPSFGMDANMLLSWHKYGGGQQLLEELYKTVGANVKSYVYGPMPTQPLGWFKKPVTKIEDMKGLKYRTVGISIDMFTAMGVSVNALPGGEIVPAMDRGLLDAAEFNNASSDRQLGFPDVSKVCMLQSYHQNAEQFEILFNGTKYNAMPAKLRNILDYAVEASSADMSWKAVDRYSSAYEDMQTKQGVKFFKTPDSVLRAQLKVFDDVVAKKSAENPIFKKIVDSQKAFAKRAVKWDLDTNVQRRMAYDYYFGQPAAPAKKS comes from the coding sequence ATGTCCGAAACCAAAAAACAAGCACCGCGCCGTAAATTTTTGAAAGGTGCAGCAGTCGGTAGCGCTGGAGCAGCCGCTCTTAGCTTCCCAATGATTTCTAAAGGTCAAGCAGCGCCACAAAGTTTGCGCTTCCAATCCACTTGGCCCGCAAAGGATATCTTCCACGAGTACGCACTCGACTTCGCGAAAAAAGTGAATGACATGACTGGTGGTGAACTGAAGATTGAAGTTCTGCCTGCTGGTGCAGTGGTTCCTGCTTTTGGTTTGTTAGATGCGGTGTCAAAGGGCACCTTAGATGGTGGCCATGGCGTGGTGGTTTATCACTACGGTAAGAACTCAGCCCTAGCACTCTGGGGATCAGGTCCTTCTTTTGGTATGGACGCAAACATGCTGCTCTCTTGGCACAAATACGGCGGCGGCCAACAGTTGCTCGAGGAGCTTTATAAAACCGTTGGCGCCAACGTGAAGTCCTATGTCTATGGCCCAATGCCTACTCAGCCACTCGGCTGGTTCAAAAAGCCTGTGACCAAAATTGAGGACATGAAAGGCCTCAAGTACCGTACCGTTGGTATTTCGATTGACATGTTCACCGCGATGGGTGTTTCAGTGAACGCACTGCCAGGCGGTGAGATCGTTCCTGCGATGGATCGCGGCCTTTTGGATGCAGCTGAATTTAATAATGCTTCCTCAGATCGTCAATTGGGCTTCCCAGACGTATCGAAGGTTTGCATGTTGCAGAGCTACCACCAAAATGCTGAGCAGTTCGAGATCCTCTTTAACGGCACCAAGTACAACGCAATGCCCGCAAAACTTCGTAACATCCTTGACTACGCTGTGGAGGCCTCCTCTGCTGATATGTCATGGAAGGCTGTTGATCGCTACTCTTCTGCTTACGAAGACATGCAAACCAAGCAAGGCGTTAAGTTCTTCAAAACTCCTGACTCGGTATTGCGCGCCCAGCTCAAAGTATTTGATGATGTGGTTGCCAAGAAGTCTGCTGAAAACCCAATCTTCAAGAAGATTGTTGACTCACAGAAGGCATTTGCTAAACGTGCTGTGAAGTGGGATTTGGACACCAACGTTCAGCGCCGTATGGCTTATGACTATTATTTTGGTCAGCCAGCAGCTCCAGCCAAGAAATCCTAA